The following are from one region of the Stigmatella ashevillena genome:
- a CDS encoding response regulator transcription factor, producing the protein MTQAPATIFLVDDDESVLRGLRRLLRAVGYATKPFASPSEFLAQLSGDTPGCAVLDLRMPGLNGLELQQAMESKGCHLPVIFISGHGDVPASVRAMKAGAVDFLLKPFDEQQLLGAISQALLKDAAARVGRAETAALHARHAVLTPREREVCALVAQGLTNKEVAQRLGTTEKTIKVHRARVIQKLDVDSVAELVRFVDRLGQG; encoded by the coding sequence ATGACACAAGCCCCCGCCACCATCTTCCTTGTGGACGATGATGAGTCCGTGTTGCGGGGGCTGAGGCGGCTGCTGCGGGCCGTCGGCTATGCCACGAAGCCCTTCGCCTCGCCCTCCGAGTTCCTCGCGCAGCTGTCCGGGGACACGCCGGGTTGCGCCGTGCTGGACCTGCGGATGCCGGGGCTGAACGGGTTGGAGCTGCAGCAGGCTATGGAGTCCAAGGGCTGCCACCTGCCTGTCATCTTCATCTCCGGCCACGGGGATGTGCCGGCCAGCGTCAGGGCCATGAAGGCCGGCGCCGTGGACTTCCTCCTCAAGCCCTTTGATGAGCAACAACTGTTGGGAGCCATCTCCCAGGCCTTGCTCAAGGACGCGGCGGCCCGCGTCGGCCGCGCCGAGACAGCCGCGCTGCATGCCCGTCATGCCGTCCTCACTCCCCGCGAGCGCGAGGTATGCGCGCTGGTGGCCCAGGGGCTGACCAACAAGGAGGTCGCCCAGCGGCTGGGCACCACGGAGAAGACCATCAAGGTGCACCGCGCCCGCGTCATCCAGAAACTGGACGTGGACTCGGTGGCGGAGCTGGTGCGGTTCGTGGACCGGCTGGGCCAGGGCTGA
- a CDS encoding DUF1254 domain-containing protein: MDFETAYEIGCEGYTYLYPIVLMDVTRRQMTNVKEIDLPTWRSPANVFMNNPRFPGPEDRTVVRPNFDTLYSSAWLDLVREPMVIKVPASDGRYYLLPMLDMWTDVFTCPGPRTTGTAAQEFVIVGPGWSGTINPALNLQRIDAPTPYVWIIGRTQCKGESDYASVHEFQNGLQIIPYSAYEAGLPPPPPVGSDTDDISLEEPLVIVEKMTPEAFFAYGADLMRQNPAHFNDYPILARLAWAGFVAGQPFNLNAAPAAVQDAFRKAAPDALARMKEKQRSITPLTNGWTYANELMGTYGTSYLRRAIIALIGLGANLPEDAIYPVAYVDSTSTVLDSAMRYTLRFEANSLPPVNAFWSVTLYDEQGFQVPNAINRFSLGTRNNLTESDGYVTVYVERSMDETDPRQSNWLPAPQQGVFNLTMRLYSPKQEGINGDWHPPAISRAT; the protein is encoded by the coding sequence TTGGACTTTGAGACTGCATACGAGATCGGCTGCGAGGGATATACATATCTCTATCCCATCGTGTTGATGGACGTGACGCGTCGGCAGATGACGAACGTCAAGGAGATCGACCTCCCCACCTGGCGAAGCCCGGCCAACGTGTTCATGAATAACCCGCGCTTCCCGGGGCCGGAAGACCGCACCGTGGTGCGACCCAACTTCGACACGCTCTATTCGAGTGCGTGGCTCGATCTCGTGCGCGAGCCCATGGTCATCAAGGTCCCTGCGTCCGATGGGCGCTACTACCTCTTGCCCATGCTCGACATGTGGACGGACGTCTTCACCTGCCCCGGCCCCCGCACGACGGGGACCGCGGCCCAGGAGTTCGTCATCGTCGGCCCGGGGTGGAGCGGGACGATCAACCCGGCCCTGAACCTGCAACGGATCGACGCGCCTACGCCGTATGTCTGGATCATCGGACGAACGCAGTGCAAAGGTGAATCGGACTACGCCAGCGTGCACGAGTTCCAGAATGGCCTCCAGATCATCCCTTACTCCGCCTACGAGGCCGGGCTGCCGCCGCCGCCGCCCGTCGGGTCAGACACCGATGACATAAGCCTCGAAGAGCCGTTGGTGATCGTAGAGAAGATGACGCCCGAGGCGTTCTTCGCCTATGGCGCGGACCTGATGCGCCAGAATCCAGCGCACTTCAATGACTACCCCATCCTTGCGCGTCTGGCGTGGGCAGGCTTCGTGGCGGGCCAGCCGTTCAACCTGAACGCAGCCCCGGCGGCGGTGCAAGACGCCTTCAGGAAAGCGGCCCCCGACGCCCTCGCCCGGATGAAGGAGAAGCAGCGCTCCATCACGCCGCTGACGAATGGCTGGACATACGCGAACGAGCTGATGGGGACCTACGGGACGAGCTACCTCCGCCGCGCGATCATTGCCCTGATCGGACTGGGCGCCAATCTCCCGGAGGACGCAATCTACCCGGTCGCCTACGTGGATTCCACGAGCACCGTGCTGGACAGCGCCATGCGTTACACGCTGCGCTTCGAGGCCAACAGCCTGCCACCGGTGAACGCCTTCTGGTCCGTGACGCTGTACGACGAGCAGGGATTCCAGGTCCCGAACGCCATCAACCGCTTCTCGCTGGGCACGCGAAACAACCTGACCGAGTCCGATGGCTACGTGACGGTGTACGTCGAGCGCTCCATGGACGAGACCGATCCGAGGCAGTCGAACTGGCTGCCGGCACCACAGCAGGGCGTGTTCAACCTCACCATGCGGCTGTACTCGCCGAAGCAGGAGGGGATCAATGGAGATTGGCACCCGCCCGCGATCTCGCGAGCGACGTGA
- a CDS encoding Ig-like domain-containing protein, with protein MSYLFSRWLAATAAALRVGLVLGVAAATLAACHDNEPSNNVPPVARDVTLATVEDTPLEMHLSASGSGALTFTIVEAPDHGTLSEVRADGSITYTPGADYNGEDALIFRATDRTGQSAQATVTITVTPVNDVPTISPVADQSITAGGSTGDLAFTVGDVETAADSLTVTATSSNADLVPNDPSNLVLGSAGSSRTVNVVPAAGASGSTTITLSVSDGSATTSTTFTVDVTGLASLYWITAAGSLWRVDVNGTNALELDSGISGASTVATDPVTRTIFYKRDSAIVRADSDGANPVAIVANGGFPSGLAVDSTNRKLYWSDFNGKRIMRAELDGSNPTQVVGGIDSPSAIECDVPNGKVYVITYNNTQLVRFNLDGTSLEILASNLGGQGVGLAVDSSGGKVYYSTRGNSIYVANLDGSNAAALVTNQTSAHGIAIDVTAGRLYWADWLDGAVRSANLADGSDIQTVSSGSGRNLGLAWMPAP; from the coding sequence ATGTCATATTTGTTTTCGAGATGGCTCGCAGCGACAGCCGCCGCATTGCGCGTTGGATTGGTGCTTGGCGTGGCTGCCGCCACCCTCGCCGCTTGTCACGATAACGAGCCGTCGAACAACGTACCGCCGGTGGCCCGCGACGTCACTCTCGCGACGGTGGAAGACACCCCCCTTGAGATGCACCTGTCGGCCAGCGGCAGCGGGGCACTTACTTTCACTATCGTCGAGGCACCGGACCACGGCACGTTGAGTGAGGTCCGCGCGGATGGCTCCATCACCTACACCCCTGGCGCCGACTACAATGGCGAAGATGCGCTCATCTTTCGTGCGACCGACCGCACGGGCCAAAGCGCTCAGGCCACGGTGACCATCACCGTCACCCCAGTGAACGATGTGCCCACCATCTCCCCAGTGGCCGACCAGAGCATCACTGCTGGCGGCTCGACCGGAGACCTGGCCTTCACCGTGGGCGACGTGGAGACCGCCGCCGACAGCCTCACGGTTACCGCCACGTCCTCCAATGCCGACCTGGTGCCCAACGACCCCAGCAATCTCGTCCTCGGTAGCGCCGGCTCCAGCCGCACCGTCAACGTCGTCCCCGCCGCCGGCGCCAGCGGCTCCACCACCATCACCCTCTCGGTGAGTGACGGCTCCGCCACCACCTCCACCACCTTCACGGTCGACGTGACCGGTCTTGCGAGCCTCTACTGGATAACCGCCGCCGGCTCGCTGTGGAGGGTTGACGTGAATGGCACGAATGCCCTGGAGCTCGATTCCGGCATCAGCGGGGCATCGACTGTCGCAACCGACCCGGTGACCCGTACCATCTTCTACAAGCGCGACAGTGCCATCGTTCGGGCGGACAGTGATGGGGCGAACCCGGTCGCTATCGTGGCGAACGGAGGCTTCCCCAGCGGGCTGGCCGTCGATTCGACGAACCGCAAGCTGTACTGGTCCGATTTCAACGGCAAGCGGATTATGCGCGCAGAGCTGGACGGAAGCAATCCAACGCAGGTCGTCGGCGGCATCGATAGCCCGTCTGCCATCGAGTGCGATGTCCCGAATGGCAAGGTGTATGTCATTACCTATAACAACACCCAGCTCGTGCGATTCAATCTCGATGGTACCAGCTTGGAGATCCTCGCTTCGAACCTGGGCGGCCAGGGCGTGGGCCTGGCGGTCGACTCGAGCGGCGGGAAGGTGTACTACTCGACCCGCGGCAACAGTATCTATGTCGCCAACCTGGACGGCTCCAACGCCGCCGCCCTAGTCACCAACCAGACCTCAGCGCACGGGATTGCCATCGATGTCACGGCCGGGCGGCTGTATTGGGCGGATTGGCTGGATGGAGCGGTCCGGAGCGCCAATCTGGCCGATGGCAGCGATATCCAGACCGTGAGCTCGGGCAGCGGCAGGAACTTGGGTCTGGCCTGGATGCCCGCGCCGTAG
- a CDS encoding kelch repeat-containing protein: MKNRPISLLAFCLALAVIGCHEQPSPSPSDDFSLRVVLAETRISAGMKTIAKAQRVYDDGRVVDLDASTSQQWTSSAPQVASVELQPDGTVKVTALKPGSAIITVNADEASGEATLEVTAARLLSLQVSPSIASVSVGITQQFTAQGSYSDGSTVDVTSSATWTTSDTAIATVSSTGLGTGVAAGGPVTITATLGGVSGTAQLTITPPPPVLTSIKLTPTTASVLSGSTQQFTAQGSYSDGTTVDVTTRATWTTSNSAIATVSSTGLGTGVAVGGPVTITATLGGVSGTAQLSVTGWTSAGAMSMSRYNHTATRLDSGRVIIAGGRNGTTTLSSVELYDPATNSWSLVSAMSKGRFAHAAVLLSSGYVFVTGGVGALTSAEMYDPESNSWFLVSPMSGSRYGHTLTLLSSGQVLVTGGIDGNNAVATVEVFEPLANIWVQHSVMSTARFNHTATLLPSGKVLVSGGTNGSGSLSSAEVYDPATNTWAPAGAMVTRHSLHAATLLPSGKVLISGGQSLAEPSSSELYDPATNSWSAAGSMVEGRSRHAATLLSSGQVLVAGGDGSSYYNTAELYNPATSSWSATISMAESRGAHTATLLTSGRILVVGGEDGTHPLATAEVYVP; this comes from the coding sequence ATGAAAAACCGACCCATCTCACTTCTTGCCTTCTGCTTGGCGCTGGCAGTCATTGGCTGCCATGAGCAGCCGTCTCCATCTCCTTCAGACGATTTCTCGCTCAGAGTCGTCCTCGCGGAGACCCGCATCTCCGCGGGGATGAAGACCATCGCGAAGGCCCAGCGGGTCTATGACGATGGTCGCGTCGTCGACCTCGACGCCTCCACTTCACAGCAATGGACGTCGTCCGCTCCTCAGGTGGCCTCCGTCGAACTGCAACCGGATGGCACTGTCAAAGTGACGGCTCTCAAGCCCGGTAGCGCCATCATCACAGTCAACGCGGACGAAGCCTCGGGCGAGGCAACCCTTGAGGTCACCGCCGCTCGCCTCCTCTCGCTGCAGGTGTCACCCTCTATTGCCTCTGTGTCCGTAGGCATCACGCAGCAGTTCACCGCCCAGGGCAGCTACAGCGACGGCTCCACGGTCGATGTGACGAGCAGCGCGACGTGGACGACGAGCGACACCGCCATTGCCACCGTGAGCAGCACGGGCCTGGGCACTGGCGTGGCCGCGGGTGGGCCCGTCACCATCACCGCCACCCTGGGTGGTGTGAGCGGCACGGCTCAACTCACCATCACGCCTCCGCCGCCCGTGCTCACCTCCATCAAGCTCACTCCCACGACGGCTTCGGTGCTCTCGGGCTCGACACAGCAGTTCACCGCCCAGGGCAGCTACAGCGATGGCACCACGGTCGATGTGACGACCCGCGCGACATGGACGACGAGCAACAGCGCCATTGCCACCGTGAGCAGCACGGGCCTGGGCACCGGCGTGGCCGTGGGTGGGCCCGTCACCATCACCGCCACCCTGGGTGGCGTGAGCGGCACGGCTCAACTCAGCGTCACTGGGTGGACGTCCGCAGGGGCCATGTCCATGAGCCGCTACAACCACACCGCCACGCGGCTCGACTCGGGCCGGGTGATCATCGCTGGGGGGCGCAATGGGACGACCACCTTGAGCAGTGTGGAGTTGTACGATCCAGCGACCAACTCCTGGTCTCTCGTCAGTGCCATGTCCAAGGGCCGCTTCGCTCACGCCGCCGTACTGCTCTCCTCTGGTTACGTGTTCGTCACTGGGGGCGTCGGCGCCCTGACCAGCGCGGAGATGTATGATCCGGAGAGCAACTCCTGGTTTCTGGTAAGTCCCATGAGCGGGAGCCGCTACGGTCACACCCTGACGCTGCTTTCCTCGGGCCAGGTGCTCGTCACCGGCGGCATCGATGGCAACAACGCCGTGGCCACTGTGGAGGTGTTCGAGCCGCTCGCCAACATCTGGGTTCAGCACAGCGTCATGAGCACCGCCCGCTTCAACCATACGGCCACATTGCTCCCCTCGGGCAAGGTCCTTGTCTCAGGGGGGACCAATGGCTCCGGGAGCTTGAGCAGCGCCGAGGTGTACGACCCAGCCACCAATACGTGGGCTCCAGCTGGCGCCATGGTGACGCGCCATAGCCTTCACGCGGCCACGCTGCTCCCCTCCGGCAAGGTGCTCATCTCAGGGGGGCAATCGCTCGCCGAACCCTCTTCCTCTGAGCTGTATGATCCAGCCACCAACAGCTGGTCTGCGGCTGGCTCCATGGTCGAAGGCCGCTCCCGCCACGCCGCCACTCTGCTCTCTTCGGGCCAGGTGCTCGTCGCGGGGGGCGACGGCAGCAGCTATTACAACACCGCGGAGCTGTACAACCCGGCCACCTCTTCCTGGTCCGCAACCATCTCCATGGCCGAGTCCCGCGGAGCTCACACCGCGACGCTGCTGACCTCAGGCAGGATTCTCGTCGTGGGTGGCGAAGATGGAACCCACCCACTTGCCACGGCGGAGGTGTACGTGCCCTGA
- a CDS encoding CapA family protein, whose protein sequence is MASNNIAHPGGPGLSILAVGDVFVDRDDPATAFHSARDVLSSGDVVFGNCEGVFSDDIQRAPSAGSTLTAPAANAAPLAKAGFDIMSLANNHSLDGGHAALLSMRRTLADLDIATVGAGANLAEATAPGYLERNGARLAFLAFSSVFPYGYEARPGVPGLAPFRAHTRYTPLDLNAWNPGMAPLVSTEPLVEDQKAFINSITEARSKADIVVVSFHWGDSTLPFSLTDHERRTARLAIDNGADVVVGHHHHMLRGVEFHSGKPIFYGLGHYVFDLPNLAERIARDGYLGVGRPEEMAAWARKFGEFMIRPRQGYPLLPFHQDSRLTGAAVIHIAPSGRISAGFLPAIINPANEPIHVSADSDEGRRVVAYLERCCTTEQLPTRLVAPRPDSGLPTSCIEFVSTSTD, encoded by the coding sequence GTGGCCTCAAACAACATCGCTCATCCCGGTGGACCCGGGCTGTCGATCCTCGCTGTGGGCGATGTCTTCGTGGACCGCGACGACCCGGCGACGGCCTTCCACTCCGCCCGCGACGTCCTGAGCTCCGGTGACGTCGTCTTCGGCAACTGCGAAGGCGTCTTCAGCGACGACATCCAGCGTGCCCCCAGCGCCGGCTCGACGCTCACGGCGCCCGCAGCGAACGCCGCCCCATTGGCCAAGGCGGGCTTCGACATCATGTCATTGGCCAACAACCACAGTCTCGACGGGGGACATGCCGCGCTGCTGTCCATGCGCCGGACACTGGCCGACCTGGACATCGCCACGGTGGGCGCGGGCGCGAATCTCGCGGAGGCCACCGCGCCCGGGTACCTCGAGCGCAATGGAGCCCGGCTGGCCTTTCTGGCTTTCAGCTCCGTGTTTCCCTACGGCTATGAGGCGCGCCCGGGTGTCCCCGGTCTGGCTCCCTTCCGTGCCCACACCCGGTACACTCCCTTGGATCTGAACGCATGGAATCCGGGCATGGCCCCTCTGGTGAGCACCGAGCCGCTGGTCGAGGATCAGAAGGCGTTCATCAATAGCATCACCGAAGCACGCTCGAAGGCCGACATCGTCGTCGTCAGCTTCCACTGGGGTGACTCCACCCTGCCGTTCTCGCTGACCGACCACGAACGACGGACAGCCAGGCTCGCCATCGACAACGGGGCCGACGTCGTCGTGGGCCACCATCATCACATGCTCCGCGGTGTCGAGTTCCATTCCGGAAAACCCATCTTCTACGGTCTGGGACACTATGTGTTCGACCTGCCGAACCTTGCTGAGCGCATCGCGAGAGACGGTTACCTGGGCGTGGGACGGCCGGAAGAGATGGCAGCATGGGCCCGCAAGTTCGGCGAGTTCATGATTCGCCCGCGGCAGGGCTACCCACTGCTGCCGTTTCACCAGGATTCGAGGCTGACCGGCGCGGCGGTGATCCACATCGCGCCGTCCGGGCGCATCTCCGCCGGCTTCCTGCCCGCGATCATCAATCCGGCCAACGAGCCGATACACGTGTCCGCAGACAGCGACGAAGGCAGGCGGGTGGTCGCCTATCTCGAACGCTGCTGCACGACCGAACAGCTTCCTACAAGGCTGGTCGCCCCTCGGCCCGACTCCGGGCTGCCCACCTCGTGCATCGAGTTCGTCTCGACCTCAACCGACTGA